One window from the genome of Pedococcus badiiscoriae encodes:
- the dnaN gene encoding DNA polymerase III subunit beta, with product MKFRVEREVLADAVTWVARGLPARPPVPVLAGVLIEANDEGTLTLSAFDYEVSAKITVAAEVAEGGTVLVLGRLLADISRNLPGKPVDIATEGSKVSVVCGSSRFSLMQMPADDYPTLPTSPTASGTIAGDVFTQAVAQVAIAADRGDTLPILTGVRVEIDGDKMTLLATDRYRLAMRELTWNPEATDASHLALVPARTLSETAKALGASGSIEVALGSSAGGDGLVGFEAGQRRTTTRLLDGEYPKVTSIFPTTVDTEAVLKTSELTEAVKRVALVAERNTPVRLKFTDGQVAIEAGTGDDAQASEAVESTLTGPELEIAFNPQFLLDGLGAVGTDYSRFSFTQPSRPAVLSGQDELDGEADTSYRYVLMPVRFAS from the coding sequence GTGAAGTTCCGGGTCGAACGTGAAGTCCTCGCCGACGCCGTGACCTGGGTGGCCCGCGGCCTCCCGGCCCGCCCCCCGGTCCCGGTCCTGGCGGGTGTCCTCATCGAGGCGAACGACGAGGGCACCCTGACCCTCTCGGCCTTCGACTACGAGGTCTCGGCCAAGATCACCGTCGCTGCCGAGGTCGCCGAGGGCGGCACGGTGCTCGTCCTGGGCCGGTTGCTGGCCGACATCTCGCGCAACCTGCCCGGCAAGCCGGTCGACATCGCCACCGAGGGATCCAAGGTCTCCGTGGTGTGCGGCTCCTCGCGCTTCAGCCTGATGCAGATGCCGGCGGACGACTACCCGACCCTGCCGACCTCCCCCACGGCCAGCGGGACCATCGCCGGTGACGTGTTCACCCAGGCCGTCGCCCAGGTCGCCATCGCGGCCGACCGCGGCGACACCCTGCCGATTCTCACGGGCGTGCGGGTCGAGATCGACGGCGACAAGATGACCCTGCTCGCGACGGACCGCTACCGGTTGGCCATGCGCGAGCTCACCTGGAACCCCGAGGCCACCGACGCCAGCCACCTCGCGCTCGTCCCGGCGCGCACGTTGTCCGAGACGGCCAAGGCCCTCGGCGCCTCAGGGTCGATCGAGGTCGCCCTCGGATCCTCGGCCGGTGGCGACGGGCTGGTCGGCTTCGAGGCCGGGCAGCGCCGCACCACCACCCGACTGCTCGACGGCGAGTACCCCAAGGTCACCTCGATCTTCCCCACCACCGTCGACACCGAGGCGGTCCTCAAGACTTCCGAGCTCACCGAGGCCGTGAAGCGCGTCGCCCTCGTGGCAGAGCGCAACACCCCGGTCCGGTTGAAGTTCACCGACGGCCAGGTCGCGATCGAGGCCGGCACCGGTGACGACGCCCAGGCGTCCGAGGCGGTCGAGTCGACCCTGACCGGGCCCGAGCTCGAGATCGCGTTCAACCCGCAGTTCCTGCTCGACGGCCTCGGCGCGGTCGGCACCGACTACTCGCGGTTCTCCTTCACCCAGCCCTCGCGCCCGGCGGTGCTGTCCGGCCAGGACGAGCTGGACGGCGAGGCCGACACCTCCTACCGCTACGTGCTGATGCCTGTTCGCTTCGCGAGCTGA